One genomic window of Polyangium aurulentum includes the following:
- a CDS encoding UvrD-helicase domain-containing protein, translated as MSETLSDVASFAPADGLELADGAARALIRGALDRSMVVEAAAGTGKTSELVFRMVAVLAEGRAEVEEIVAVTFTEKAAGELKLRLRSGIERARRAAEDEVQRSNLERALAHLEEARISTIHGFCADLLRERPVEARVDPAFSVMTEVEADRRYGEAFGRWLEELLDRPTEGARRLMRRRDGGPGPIERLRRAGQELIAWRHFPARWHRPPFAREREIDELVLAISAFAEASAGAANTNDPLYRDTEPARALIARIRAAEGSGGRDHDEIEADLCALAHQRGFARPRRGSGARYGGGTTRADLLGAHSTLIASLERFQRAADADLAALLQGELGRVLALYEARKAEAGAVDFEDLLVRARDLLRDSEEVRRAFQLRYRCIFVDEFQDTDPLQAEILMLLAADDPRVSQWRDVVPAPGKLFLVGDPKQAIYRFRRADLAVYEAVKQVLVARGALFVQLGTSFRSVPSLQRAVNASFAPVMTGDTRVLQARYAPLLPARPDIAGQPAVVALPVPEPYGKQRLTSAAVERSAPGAVGAFLAWMFEESGWKVVEREGGELVPVAPRHVCLLFRRFESHGEDVTRAYVEALEARGIPHVLVGGKSFYGREEVETMLAALRAIEWPDDELAVFATLRGSLLAVGDEALLEFRHLFGKLHPQRLPEGPLPAHLAPIGEGLVLLARLHETRNARPVADTVADLLDATRAQIGFALRPSGERALANVLHLAELGRAYEASGGTSFRAFVEQLEEDAARGRAPEAPILEEGGDGVRIMTAHRAKGLEFPVVVLADITARIGAQGASRTVDAARGLCALRLGGLAPWDLVEHEALETQRDEAEGVRLAYVAATRARDLLVVPAVGDNPFFPEASWLGPIHAAVAPPPEPPRSAIALGCPAFGDDTVLVRPPGEAPGNHTVRPGLYTLPGGADVVWWDAGRLDLDREPAFGVRREDLLRKDAPAGRVEEDLATYQAWVARRAADRERGAQPRVKIVTVTERAETSVEAPLSDVPILDVGREPGRPGGSRFGALVHAVLAAVDLRAGREVIEAAARLEARKLGATALEEAAAARAVEAALAHPIIERARAADARGECRRETPVSMVDEAGVLVEGIVDLAFREGSAWTVVDFKTDREIVRAEPVYRRQVALYAAAITRATGEQATGALLRV; from the coding sequence GTGAGCGAGACGCTCTCCGATGTCGCATCCTTCGCCCCTGCGGACGGCCTCGAGCTCGCCGACGGCGCTGCCCGCGCGCTGATCCGCGGCGCGCTCGACCGGAGCATGGTGGTCGAGGCCGCCGCGGGCACGGGCAAGACGAGCGAGCTGGTTTTCCGCATGGTCGCGGTGCTCGCGGAGGGGCGCGCCGAGGTCGAGGAGATCGTCGCCGTCACCTTCACCGAGAAGGCCGCAGGCGAGCTCAAGCTGCGCCTGCGAAGCGGAATCGAGCGCGCCCGTCGCGCCGCCGAGGACGAGGTCCAGCGCAGCAACCTCGAGCGCGCCCTCGCGCACCTCGAGGAGGCCCGCATCAGCACCATCCACGGCTTCTGCGCGGACCTGCTCCGCGAGCGGCCCGTCGAGGCGCGCGTCGATCCGGCCTTCTCGGTGATGACCGAGGTCGAGGCCGATCGACGCTACGGCGAGGCGTTCGGGCGCTGGCTCGAGGAGCTGCTCGATCGGCCGACCGAGGGCGCGCGGCGGCTCATGCGGCGTCGCGACGGGGGCCCGGGTCCGATCGAGCGCCTTCGCCGCGCAGGGCAGGAGCTCATCGCGTGGCGCCACTTTCCCGCGCGCTGGCATCGTCCTCCCTTCGCGCGCGAGCGGGAGATCGACGAGCTCGTCCTCGCGATCTCCGCCTTCGCCGAGGCAAGCGCGGGCGCGGCGAACACCAACGATCCGCTCTACCGCGACACCGAGCCCGCGCGCGCGCTCATCGCCCGCATCCGCGCCGCCGAGGGGAGCGGCGGGCGCGACCACGACGAGATCGAGGCCGACCTCTGCGCGCTCGCCCATCAGCGCGGCTTTGCGCGCCCGCGCCGCGGCTCCGGCGCGCGCTACGGGGGGGGAACGACGCGCGCGGATCTGCTCGGCGCGCACAGCACGCTCATCGCCTCCCTCGAGCGCTTCCAGCGCGCGGCCGACGCGGATCTCGCGGCCCTCTTGCAAGGCGAGCTCGGCCGGGTCCTCGCGCTCTACGAGGCGCGCAAGGCCGAGGCGGGCGCCGTCGACTTCGAGGATCTGCTCGTGCGGGCGCGGGACCTGTTGCGCGACTCGGAGGAGGTCCGCCGCGCCTTTCAGCTTCGCTACCGCTGCATCTTCGTCGACGAGTTCCAGGACACCGACCCGCTGCAGGCCGAGATCCTCATGCTGCTCGCGGCCGACGATCCGCGCGTGTCGCAGTGGCGTGACGTCGTGCCCGCGCCCGGCAAGCTCTTCCTGGTCGGCGATCCCAAGCAGGCGATTTACCGCTTCCGCCGCGCCGATCTCGCCGTCTACGAGGCGGTCAAGCAGGTGCTCGTCGCGCGCGGCGCGCTCTTCGTCCAGCTCGGCACGAGCTTCCGTTCGGTGCCCTCGCTCCAGCGCGCGGTGAACGCCTCCTTCGCGCCCGTGATGACCGGCGACACCCGCGTGCTCCAGGCCCGCTACGCGCCGCTCCTGCCCGCGCGCCCCGACATCGCAGGCCAGCCCGCCGTGGTCGCCCTCCCCGTACCCGAGCCTTACGGCAAGCAGCGGCTCACCTCGGCCGCGGTCGAGCGGAGCGCGCCGGGCGCCGTGGGCGCGTTCCTCGCCTGGATGTTCGAGGAGAGCGGCTGGAAGGTCGTCGAGCGCGAGGGCGGCGAGCTCGTGCCCGTGGCCCCGCGGCACGTTTGCCTGCTCTTCCGGCGCTTCGAGAGCCACGGCGAGGACGTCACGCGCGCGTACGTCGAGGCGCTCGAGGCCCGCGGCATCCCGCACGTGCTCGTGGGCGGCAAGTCGTTCTACGGCCGCGAGGAGGTCGAGACCATGCTCGCCGCCCTGCGCGCGATCGAGTGGCCCGACGACGAGCTCGCCGTCTTCGCCACCTTGCGCGGCTCGCTCCTCGCCGTCGGTGACGAGGCGCTGCTCGAGTTCCGGCACCTCTTCGGAAAGTTGCACCCCCAACGATTGCCCGAGGGCCCGCTGCCGGCGCACCTCGCGCCGATCGGCGAGGGCCTCGTGCTGCTCGCGCGCCTGCACGAGACCCGCAACGCGCGCCCCGTGGCCGACACGGTGGCCGATCTGCTCGACGCGACCCGCGCGCAAATCGGCTTTGCGCTGCGGCCTTCGGGCGAGCGCGCCCTCGCCAACGTCCTGCACCTCGCCGAGCTCGGTCGCGCGTACGAGGCCTCGGGCGGGACGTCGTTCCGCGCGTTCGTCGAGCAGCTCGAAGAGGACGCGGCGCGCGGAAGAGCGCCCGAGGCGCCCATCCTGGAGGAGGGCGGCGACGGCGTGCGCATCATGACGGCGCACCGGGCCAAGGGGCTCGAGTTCCCGGTCGTGGTGCTCGCGGACATCACCGCGCGCATCGGAGCGCAGGGCGCGAGCCGCACCGTCGACGCCGCGCGCGGCCTGTGCGCGCTCAGGCTCGGGGGGCTTGCGCCGTGGGACCTCGTCGAGCACGAGGCGCTCGAGACGCAGCGCGACGAGGCCGAGGGCGTGCGCCTCGCGTACGTCGCGGCCACGCGCGCGCGCGACCTGCTCGTGGTGCCCGCCGTGGGCGACAACCCGTTCTTCCCCGAGGCCTCGTGGCTGGGTCCGATCCACGCGGCCGTCGCGCCCCCGCCCGAGCCTCCGCGCTCCGCGATCGCGCTCGGCTGCCCTGCGTTCGGCGACGACACCGTCCTCGTGCGTCCGCCCGGCGAGGCCCCTGGAAACCACACGGTTCGTCCGGGCCTCTACACGTTGCCTGGCGGCGCCGACGTCGTGTGGTGGGACGCCGGGCGGCTCGACCTCGATCGCGAGCCGGCGTTCGGGGTGCGTCGCGAGGACCTCCTGCGCAAGGACGCGCCCGCCGGGCGGGTCGAGGAGGATCTGGCGACCTACCAGGCGTGGGTCGCGCGGCGCGCGGCCGATCGCGAGCGTGGGGCGCAGCCGCGCGTGAAGATCGTGACCGTCACCGAGCGTGCGGAGACGAGCGTGGAGGCGCCGCTGTCGGACGTGCCCATCCTCGACGTGGGCCGCGAGCCGGGGCGTCCTGGGGGATCGCGGTTCGGCGCGCTGGTGCACGCGGTGCTCGCCGCCGTCGACCTCCGTGCGGGGCGTGAGGTGATCGAGGCGGCCGCGAGGCTCGAAGCACGCAAGCTCGGCGCGACCGCGCTCGAGGAGGCGGCCGCCGCGCGTGCGGTGGAGGCGGCGCTCGCGCATCCGATCATCGAGCGGGCGCGCGCCGCCGATGCGCGGGGCGAGTGCAGGCGCGAGACGCCGGTGAGCATGGTCGACGAGGCGGGGGTGCTGGTCGAGGGCATCGTCGACCTCGCCTTCCGCGAGGGTTCGGCGTGGACGGTGGTCGACTTCAAGACCGACCGTGAGATCGTGAGGGCGGAGCCCGTATACCGCAGGCAGGTCGCCCTGTACGCGGCCGCGATCACGCGGGCAACCGGCGAGCAGGCCACCGGGGCTCTTTTGCGTGTGTAG
- a CDS encoding HD domain-containing protein — protein MTPLLKRALDQAAVWHRGQKRKYPRVDVPYVSHLAGVALILAQHGFDEEVVAAGALHDAIEDAGVTAADIAALFGPRVSELVVAVTEPDKSRTWEDRKRGYLEQFCRNPWEAQAITIADKIDNFESIVVCATTHGDPWAMFKRGRDVQMAGFENLRNRILTLPPHSIIDAFEAAYRDVIQV, from the coding sequence ATGACGCCCCTCCTCAAGCGAGCGCTCGATCAGGCGGCCGTCTGGCACCGGGGACAGAAGCGCAAGTACCCGCGCGTCGACGTGCCCTACGTGAGTCACCTGGCCGGCGTCGCGCTCATTCTCGCCCAGCATGGCTTCGACGAAGAGGTCGTCGCGGCAGGCGCGCTTCACGACGCCATCGAGGACGCCGGCGTGACGGCGGCCGACATCGCGGCGCTGTTCGGCCCGCGCGTCTCCGAGCTCGTCGTGGCCGTGACCGAACCCGACAAGTCCCGGACGTGGGAGGACCGCAAACGCGGCTACCTCGAGCAATTCTGCCGCAACCCGTGGGAGGCGCAGGCGATCACGATCGCGGACAAGATCGACAACTTCGAGTCGATTGTCGTGTGCGCGACGACGCACGGAGACCCGTGGGCAATGTTCAAGCGGGGGCGAGATGTGCAGATGGCGGGCTTCGAGAATCTGCGCAATCGGATCCTCACGCTGCCGCCGCATTCGATTATCGATGCGTTCGAGGCGGCTTATCGGGATGTCATTCAGGTTTGA
- a CDS encoding DUF882 domain-containing protein, producing the protein MASTLVALFTLGAPFVSNEALAAPKATKAKTTPAKATKSAASSTKTAKSSAPSAKTSPTDKPASHVVEVSVKDTKPASASSAKSETKGGSGRKAKKVASRTPADKEKKKTAKKAAPAKPCFAAPVTLDRSGLEGEAFSLVDCKGKPLDEAREKLSLLARPWGTARPKMLLARKSKTHVNSKSKKLGKGEVAAVVAEEPAEIAPNIRLLDPGLLARVEAIAKRFPGKGLSLVSGYRPQSRGSLHQSARALDLRVNGVANEELVAFCKTLADTGCGYYPNSSFVHVDVRAPGTGSVTWIDASGPGESPRYVTQWPPPPEETMVAQPVVPPANQINDETPRGDATSHGELRSVEPNEGKEPAAKEPAAAAKEQAAAAKEPAAEKPAAAAKEPAAKEPAADKPAASAKEPAVKEPAAVKPVAPAKEPAADKPAAPTKEPAAVKPAAPAAVKPG; encoded by the coding sequence TTGGCGTCCACGCTGGTCGCGCTCTTCACGCTCGGGGCACCCTTCGTCTCGAACGAGGCGCTCGCCGCCCCGAAGGCGACAAAAGCGAAAACGACCCCGGCGAAGGCCACCAAGAGCGCCGCGTCGAGCACGAAGACCGCCAAGAGCTCAGCGCCCTCCGCGAAGACGTCGCCCACGGACAAACCGGCGTCGCACGTCGTCGAGGTGTCCGTGAAGGACACGAAGCCCGCGTCGGCGTCGAGCGCGAAGAGCGAGACCAAGGGCGGAAGCGGGCGCAAGGCGAAGAAGGTCGCGTCGCGCACGCCTGCGGACAAAGAGAAGAAGAAGACGGCGAAGAAGGCGGCTCCGGCGAAGCCTTGCTTTGCGGCGCCCGTGACGCTCGATCGGAGCGGTCTCGAGGGCGAAGCGTTCTCGCTCGTCGACTGCAAGGGCAAGCCGCTCGACGAGGCGCGCGAGAAGCTGTCGTTGCTCGCGCGTCCCTGGGGCACGGCGCGGCCGAAGATGTTGCTCGCGCGCAAGAGCAAGACGCACGTCAACAGCAAGTCGAAGAAGCTCGGCAAGGGTGAGGTGGCGGCGGTCGTGGCCGAGGAGCCGGCGGAGATCGCACCGAACATCCGGCTTCTCGATCCGGGTCTGCTCGCGCGTGTGGAGGCGATCGCGAAGCGCTTCCCTGGCAAGGGTTTGTCGCTCGTGAGCGGCTACCGACCGCAGAGCCGCGGCAGCCTGCACCAGAGCGCGCGGGCGCTCGACCTGCGCGTGAACGGCGTCGCGAACGAGGAGCTGGTCGCGTTCTGCAAGACGCTCGCGGACACGGGCTGCGGCTACTACCCGAACAGCTCGTTCGTGCACGTGGACGTGCGCGCGCCGGGCACGGGGAGCGTGACGTGGATCGACGCCTCGGGCCCCGGCGAGTCGCCGCGCTACGTGACGCAGTGGCCGCCTCCGCCCGAGGAGACCATGGTCGCGCAGCCGGTGGTGCCGCCCGCGAACCAGATCAACGACGAGACGCCGCGCGGGGATGCGACGTCGCACGGCGAGCTGCGAAGCGTGGAGCCGAACGAGGGGAAGGAACCGGCTGCGAAGGAGCCGGCGGCGGCTGCGAAGGAGCAAGCGGCGGCGGCGAAGGAACCGGCGGCGGAGAAACCGGCCGCGGCGGCGAAGGAACCGGCGGCGAAGGAGCCGGCGGCGGACAAGCCTGCGGCTTCTGCGAAGGAGCCGGCGGTGAAGGAGCCGGCGGCGGTCAAACCTGTCGCTCCGGCCAAGGAGCCGGCGGCGGACAAACCGGCGGCTCCGACCAAGGAGCCGGCGGCGGTCAAACCGGCGGCTCCGGCTGCGGTCAAACCGGGCTGA
- a CDS encoding alpha/beta hydrolase: MPSPRLAELTAYLKATPITGTTPAELRASFAASMLVTPAPSEARLEPTACEVPSYFITPPDTDPRRVILYLHGGGYIIGSAETHLELVYRFARASGTRALSVDYRLVPEHPFPACREDALAAYRWLLAQDIAPARIVIAGDSAGGGLTLSTLLGIRDAGLPTPAGGVLFSPWLDFTGSGEAMKTNAGRDPMIDPAFMGMMVSLILQGQDPVKSSPLFEDLRGLPPLLVQAGSAEVLLDDSSRLVEKVKAAGGEATLQVWEDMPHVFQVFPTFLPEANEAIERAGTFVRARLG; the protein is encoded by the coding sequence ATGCCCTCGCCTCGACTCGCCGAGCTCACTGCATACCTGAAAGCAACCCCCATCACGGGGACCACGCCCGCGGAATTGCGCGCCTCGTTTGCGGCGAGCATGCTGGTCACCCCCGCGCCGAGCGAGGCGCGGCTCGAGCCGACCGCGTGCGAGGTGCCGTCGTACTTCATCACGCCGCCGGACACCGATCCGCGGCGCGTGATCCTCTACCTGCACGGCGGCGGTTACATCATCGGCTCGGCCGAGACGCACCTCGAGCTCGTTTACCGCTTCGCCCGCGCTTCGGGCACCCGCGCGCTCTCGGTCGATTACCGCCTCGTCCCCGAGCACCCTTTTCCTGCCTGTCGCGAGGACGCGCTCGCCGCTTATCGCTGGCTCCTCGCCCAGGACATCGCTCCGGCGCGCATCGTCATCGCTGGCGACTCCGCGGGCGGAGGGCTGACCCTCTCCACCCTGCTCGGGATTCGCGACGCCGGTTTGCCCACCCCCGCCGGCGGCGTGCTCTTCTCCCCCTGGCTCGATTTCACCGGCTCAGGCGAGGCCATGAAGACGAACGCCGGGCGCGATCCCATGATCGACCCGGCGTTCATGGGCATGATGGTGTCGCTGATCCTGCAGGGGCAGGACCCCGTGAAGAGCTCGCCGCTCTTCGAGGACCTACGTGGATTGCCGCCCCTGCTCGTGCAGGCAGGTTCGGCCGAGGTCCTGCTCGATGACTCCAGCCGGCTCGTCGAGAAAGTGAAGGCCGCGGGCGGCGAGGCCACGCTCCAGGTCTGGGAAGACATGCCCCACGTCTTCCAGGTCTTCCCCACGTTCCTGCCCGAGGCCAACGAGGCCATCGAGCGCGCCGGCACCTTCGTGCGCGCGCGCCTCGGCTGA
- the dtd gene encoding D-aminoacyl-tRNA deacylase yields MRAVVQRVLSARVEVEGEVVGRIERGLVAFVGAAEGDTQADLDYTVGKVVGLRVFQDERGRMMRALAEVGGGLLVISQFTVFGDVRRGLRPSFDGAMEPVAAEALYDRFVAAARATGVTVQTGRFRADMRVHVENDGPVTILIDSRRTF; encoded by the coding sequence GTGCGCGCGGTCGTGCAGCGCGTCCTGTCGGCGCGCGTCGAGGTCGAAGGCGAGGTCGTGGGCCGCATCGAGCGCGGCCTCGTCGCGTTCGTCGGCGCCGCCGAGGGCGATACGCAGGCCGACCTCGACTACACGGTGGGCAAGGTCGTCGGCCTGCGCGTCTTTCAGGACGAGCGCGGGCGCATGATGCGCGCGCTCGCCGAGGTGGGCGGAGGGCTGCTCGTCATCAGCCAGTTCACCGTCTTCGGCGACGTGCGGCGAGGCCTGCGCCCGAGCTTCGACGGCGCCATGGAGCCCGTGGCCGCCGAGGCCCTCTACGACCGCTTCGTGGCCGCCGCGCGCGCGACGGGCGTGACCGTGCAGACGGGGCGTTTTCGCGCCGATATGCGCGTTCATGTCGAAAACGACGGCCCTGTGACCATCCTCATCGACTCGCGCCGGACGTTCTGA
- a CDS encoding PD-(D/E)XK nuclease family protein, with translation MLRLLVSPRSAERISAAEAFLGEGSRGAEALILAPSRGAALDLASRVGVARGANFGLHRTTLGELAERLAAPELARRRLAPATPLGTEAIVARAVFDALAASSLRYFAPVARAPSFARTLAATLEELRLEGVSPEMLHGDEAPIADVRDLARRYDEHRARAALADRADVLEAAARAAEAAPDLARAPLVLLDVPVASRAEERFVAALVAAAPRALATVPAGDDRAESVLSALASAHVPPPSEPAPVSLARLHQHLFDAEELSPAEAGDDVSFFSAPGEGRECVEIARRILDEAHGGVPFDDIAVFLRAAETYAPLLESALRRAGIPAHFAVGASRPEPAGRALLALLACRAEDLSAKRFAEYLSLAQVPPGEASSEGSAATSTSAPRGWEKLLTEASIVAGKERWGRRLDALGEAFAAELEVLRENDPASPRIENVEREVEELGRLRRFALPLVEALAALPARARWSVWLEALEQIAGMALADPEPVRAALAELKPMAEVGPVSFDEMRRALEGRIGTRATPPAGRRYGAVYVAPPELARGRTFAVVFVPGLAERLFPEAPREDPILLDTARRAISPALLTQADRSRRERLLLRLAVGAARKRVHLSYPRVEVAAARSRVPSFYGLDVRRATTGTIPDHDALEREAASASGARLAWPAPIEPEGAIDDAEHDLSVLARLLHEGDAASTAGRARYLLGLNPHLARSLRARSARWEPSWSQHDGIVRRTEGTARALEAQRLRTKPYAVTAIEKFAACPYRFLLSAIHRLPGRERRSAVDRMDPITRGILFHNVQAKTLAALDGEGALPIVPERLARATAVLDEQLDLAARDHEERTAPPAPRVFLDEIERIRADLRAWLGRLVEESDHLHPERYDLSFGLPAHEHEDPRSVSEPAVLEGGFMLHGAIDVVERHATSGRVRVTDVKTGTNFTRPGMVIGGGEVLQPVLYGLAYEAVWKERVADARLLFCTARGGQAEHVVPLDDRARRHALSVVTLVDEAIDRGFFPPAPRDGACDGCAYRVACGPHEERRAGRKDEASIEGGALFEKLRALREEP, from the coding sequence GTGCTGCGCCTGCTCGTTTCACCCCGAAGCGCCGAGCGGATCTCCGCCGCGGAGGCCTTCCTCGGCGAGGGCAGCCGGGGCGCCGAGGCCTTGATCCTCGCGCCCTCCCGCGGCGCCGCGCTCGATCTCGCCTCGCGCGTCGGCGTGGCGCGCGGCGCGAACTTCGGCCTCCATCGCACGACGCTGGGCGAGCTGGCCGAGCGCCTCGCCGCCCCCGAGCTGGCCAGAAGGCGCCTCGCCCCCGCCACGCCCCTCGGCACCGAGGCGATCGTGGCGCGCGCGGTCTTCGATGCCCTCGCCGCCTCCTCGCTGCGCTACTTCGCCCCCGTCGCGCGCGCGCCGAGCTTCGCCCGCACCCTCGCCGCCACGCTCGAGGAGCTGCGGCTCGAAGGCGTCTCGCCCGAGATGCTCCACGGCGACGAGGCCCCGATCGCCGATGTTCGCGATCTGGCGCGCCGCTACGACGAGCACCGCGCCCGCGCCGCACTCGCCGACCGCGCCGACGTGCTCGAGGCCGCCGCGCGCGCCGCCGAAGCTGCGCCCGATCTTGCACGCGCGCCGCTCGTGTTGCTCGACGTGCCCGTTGCCTCGCGCGCCGAAGAGCGATTCGTCGCCGCGCTCGTCGCAGCCGCGCCCCGCGCCCTCGCCACCGTGCCCGCGGGCGACGATCGCGCCGAGTCGGTCTTGTCCGCGCTCGCCTCCGCCCACGTGCCTCCGCCGAGCGAGCCCGCGCCGGTCTCCTTGGCGCGCCTGCACCAGCACCTCTTCGACGCCGAGGAGCTGTCGCCCGCCGAGGCTGGCGATGACGTCTCGTTCTTCTCCGCGCCGGGCGAGGGACGCGAGTGCGTCGAGATCGCGCGGCGCATCCTCGACGAGGCGCATGGTGGCGTGCCCTTCGACGACATCGCCGTCTTTCTCCGTGCGGCCGAGACGTACGCGCCGCTGCTCGAGAGCGCGCTGCGCCGGGCGGGCATCCCTGCGCACTTCGCCGTGGGGGCCTCGCGCCCCGAGCCCGCGGGGCGCGCCCTGCTCGCGCTGCTCGCTTGCCGGGCCGAGGATCTCTCCGCCAAACGCTTCGCCGAGTACCTCTCCCTCGCCCAGGTTCCGCCGGGAGAAGCGTCGTCGGAAGGGTCTGCCGCCACGAGCACGAGCGCGCCGCGCGGCTGGGAGAAGCTGCTGACCGAAGCCTCCATCGTCGCCGGCAAGGAGCGCTGGGGGCGGCGGCTCGATGCGCTCGGGGAGGCGTTTGCCGCGGAGCTCGAGGTCCTGCGGGAGAACGATCCCGCCTCGCCGCGCATCGAGAACGTCGAGCGCGAGGTCGAGGAGCTGGGCAGGCTGCGTCGCTTCGCGTTGCCTCTCGTCGAGGCGCTCGCCGCGCTGCCCGCGCGCGCCAGGTGGAGCGTGTGGCTCGAGGCGCTCGAGCAGATCGCGGGGATGGCCCTGGCCGATCCGGAGCCCGTGCGTGCAGCGCTCGCGGAGCTGAAGCCCATGGCCGAGGTCGGTCCCGTGTCGTTCGACGAGATGCGCCGTGCGCTCGAGGGACGCATCGGCACGCGCGCCACGCCTCCCGCGGGCCGGCGTTACGGGGCCGTGTACGTCGCGCCGCCCGAGCTGGCGCGCGGGCGAACCTTCGCGGTGGTGTTCGTTCCGGGGCTCGCCGAGCGGCTCTTCCCGGAGGCGCCGCGCGAGGATCCGATCCTGCTCGACACGGCCCGCCGCGCGATTTCCCCGGCGCTGCTCACGCAGGCGGATCGGAGCCGCCGCGAGCGCCTCTTGCTCAGGCTCGCCGTGGGCGCGGCGCGCAAGCGCGTGCACCTGTCGTATCCGCGCGTCGAGGTGGCTGCGGCGCGCTCGCGTGTTCCCTCGTTTTACGGGCTCGACGTGCGACGCGCGACGACCGGGACCATCCCCGATCACGACGCGCTCGAGCGAGAGGCGGCGAGCGCATCGGGGGCGCGCCTCGCCTGGCCCGCGCCCATCGAGCCCGAGGGCGCGATCGACGACGCAGAGCATGATCTGTCGGTCCTCGCGCGGCTGCTCCACGAGGGCGACGCGGCATCGACGGCGGGGCGCGCGCGCTATCTGCTCGGCTTGAACCCGCACCTCGCGAGGTCGCTCCGCGCGCGTTCGGCGCGCTGGGAGCCATCCTGGTCGCAGCACGACGGCATCGTGCGCAGAACGGAAGGGACGGCGCGCGCGCTCGAGGCGCAGCGCTTGCGCACGAAGCCCTACGCCGTGACCGCGATCGAGAAGTTCGCGGCCTGTCCCTACCGCTTCCTGCTCTCGGCGATCCACCGGCTGCCGGGGCGTGAGCGGCGCAGCGCGGTCGACCGGATGGATCCGATCACGCGCGGCATCCTGTTCCACAACGTCCAGGCGAAGACGCTCGCGGCCCTCGATGGCGAGGGCGCGCTGCCCATCGTGCCCGAGCGGCTCGCGCGCGCCACGGCCGTGCTCGACGAGCAGCTCGACCTGGCCGCGCGCGATCACGAGGAGCGCACCGCGCCGCCGGCCCCGCGCGTTTTTCTCGACGAGATCGAGCGCATCCGCGCCGACCTGCGGGCGTGGCTCGGGCGCCTGGTCGAGGAGAGCGATCACCTGCACCCCGAGCGCTACGATCTGTCCTTCGGCTTGCCCGCGCACGAGCACGAGGATCCGCGCAGCGTCTCCGAGCCTGCGGTGCTCGAGGGCGGCTTCATGCTCCACGGCGCGATCGACGTGGTCGAGCGGCACGCGACCTCGGGCCGCGTGCGCGTGACCGACGTGAAGACGGGGACGAACTTCACGCGGCCAGGCATGGTGATCGGCGGCGGCGAGGTGCTGCAACCCGTGCTCTACGGGCTCGCGTACGAGGCGGTGTGGAAGGAGCGCGTCGCGGACGCACGGCTGCTCTTCTGCACCGCCCGCGGTGGCCAGGCCGAGCACGTGGTTCCGCTCGACGATCGCGCCCGCCGTCACGCGCTCTCGGTCGTGACGCTCGTCGACGAGGCGATCGACCGAGGCTTCTTCCCGCCCGCTCCCCGCGACGGCGCGTGTGACGGATGCGCTTACCGCGTCGCGTGCGGGCCGCACGAGGAGCGCCGCGCGGGGCGCAAGGACGAGGCCTCGATCGAGGGCGGCGCGCTCTTCGAGAAGCTGCGCGCGCTGCGGGAGGAGCCGTGA
- a CDS encoding RNA polymerase sigma factor, which produces MIKLLVCPRPAKISNDLPVPPSTPAPPSEPPSRLIARLYAEERSFLRNLVLRRGVPARDADDVVHEVFLVVCRRIADLDPTHTARPWLYVIAIQVASNYRKRARHSRERLPGVLPDEPAQVLAVDEIIAHDQERARFRARLLRLRPKLRAVVLPHIIAEHSISEIAATLGIPEKTAYARMHLARTALTRHARE; this is translated from the coding sequence ATGATCAAGTTACTCGTTTGTCCGCGCCCCGCCAAGATCTCGAACGATCTTCCTGTCCCCCCTTCCACTCCCGCCCCGCCCTCCGAGCCGCCTTCCAGGCTCATCGCGCGTCTCTACGCTGAGGAGCGCTCGTTTCTCCGCAACCTCGTCCTCCGGCGCGGGGTCCCTGCCCGCGACGCGGACGACGTCGTGCACGAGGTCTTCCTGGTGGTCTGCCGTCGCATCGCCGACCTCGACCCCACGCACACCGCGCGCCCCTGGCTTTATGTCATCGCGATCCAGGTCGCCTCAAACTATCGCAAGCGCGCCCGGCACTCCCGTGAGCGGCTTCCCGGCGTACTCCCGGACGAACCGGCCCAGGTTCTCGCCGTTGACGAGATCATTGCCCACGACCAGGAGCGCGCCCGATTCCGCGCCCGTCTCTTGCGACTGCGCCCGAAGCTGCGCGCGGTCGTGCTCCCGCACATCATCGCGGAGCATTCAATCTCGGAGATCGCCGCCACGCTTGGGATCCCCGAGAAGACGGCCTATGCGCGTATGCACCTGGCGCGTACAGCGCTCACCCGGCACGCGCGGGAATAG